One Cytophagales bacterium DNA segment encodes these proteins:
- a CDS encoding sulfite exporter TauE/SafE family protein: MNIETLLLFLILIIAFLYALVGHGGASGYLALMAVFGFEPQLLRSSALMLNVIVAGIAFYQYYRKGFFKWRLFLPFAVISVPMAFLGAGISIDPSVYKKILGICLIFAILRMLGAFGKERQNIKELPVYAGLVIGAVLGLVSGMIGIGGGIILSPVILLFHWAKMKETAAVSALFIFVNSIAGLAGLWSSGNITPSSQIYLWVIAAVVGGVLGGYVGTSRLTNKKLKRVLAFVLTLASFKLLAL; encoded by the coding sequence ATGAATATTGAAACTTTATTATTATTTCTAATTCTGATAATCGCCTTTTTATATGCCTTGGTCGGGCATGGCGGAGCCAGCGGGTACCTTGCTTTGATGGCTGTATTTGGCTTTGAGCCGCAACTGTTAAGGTCGTCTGCATTGATGCTCAACGTGATTGTTGCAGGCATTGCATTTTATCAATATTATAGGAAAGGATTTTTTAAATGGAGATTATTTCTCCCATTTGCCGTGATATCGGTTCCTATGGCATTTCTGGGAGCCGGAATAAGTATTGATCCATCTGTATATAAAAAAATATTAGGCATTTGCCTGATCTTTGCCATTTTGCGGATGCTGGGAGCATTTGGTAAAGAGCGTCAGAATATTAAAGAATTGCCCGTTTATGCAGGCTTGGTAATAGGAGCTGTACTTGGTTTGGTATCCGGAATGATCGGTATAGGAGGCGGGATCATTTTAAGTCCGGTGATACTGTTATTTCACTGGGCAAAGATGAAAGAAACGGCTGCCGTATCGGCATTATTTATTTTTGTTAATTCTATCGCAGGGTTAGCAGGCCTGTGGTCATCAGGCAACATTACGCCATCTTCTCAAATTTATTTATGGGTTATTGCAGCAGTTGTAGGAGGCGTATTGGGTGGCTATGTTGGAACTTCAAGATTGACCAACAAGAAATTAAAACGTGTGCTTGCCTTTGTATTAACCCTTGCAAGCTTTAAGCTATTAGCGTTATGA
- a CDS encoding cytochrome c, translated as MKRKSSLVVFENTITILFVIISLVLFISISLSCLSKTAKGSSFNQTITHPDNISPEPYHAIGKDSIGKDEWKAPAWTDTLTNPFANDVEVVEKGKKVYNKMCWTCHGKSGKGDGPAGASLNPKPKDHTSDKVQQQSDGALFWKITTGDSPMASYEKILTKEERWQLVSYIRTLGSNK; from the coding sequence ATGAAAAGAAAAAGCAGCCTTGTTGTATTCGAAAACACCATTACGATTTTGTTTGTAATAATTTCATTGGTTCTCTTTATTTCAATCTCTTTATCCTGCCTTTCCAAGACAGCCAAAGGCAGCTCATTTAATCAGACGATCACACATCCGGACAATATTTCTCCGGAGCCATACCATGCCATAGGTAAGGATAGCATAGGAAAGGATGAGTGGAAAGCCCCTGCCTGGACAGATACCTTGACTAATCCTTTTGCAAATGATGTAGAAGTGGTAGAAAAAGGCAAAAAGGTATATAACAAAATGTGCTGGACCTGTCATGGAAAATCAGGGAAAGGGGATGGACCAGCAGGCGCCAGCCTAAATCCTAAACCAAAAGACCATACCAGTGATAAAGTTCAACAGCAAAGTGATGGCGCTCTGTTCTGGAAGATCACCACAGGAGATTCTCCTATGGCATCTTATGAAAAAATATTGACAAAAGAAGAACGCTGGCAATTGGTTAGTTACATCCGAACTCTTGGCAGCAACAAATAA
- a CDS encoding Crp/Fnr family transcriptional regulator, with amino-acid sequence MNMYQLNIKCKDCSLKQCFIKKYCSTDEQHLVNQFKSTLIYKKGQQIIHEGSLFVGIYCVFSGKVKIFIEGINYKRQIIYFLKPGELLGYEDTENVNKTVYHLSATTIEDSVICFIEKDVFLKVLKSNPDFSFQLLKYYLKKLQKNEIHLKKMAQMNVREKVADALLTMYETFGMDETGVINVELRRLEIASIVDTSAELVTRLFHEFKRDKIIDFEERKNKITISCLEKLKKEANVTV; translated from the coding sequence ATGAATATGTACCAACTAAACATCAAATGCAAGGACTGTTCTCTTAAACAATGCTTTATAAAGAAATATTGTTCAACAGATGAACAGCATTTGGTTAATCAGTTTAAAAGCACTCTTATCTATAAAAAAGGTCAACAAATTATTCATGAAGGAAGTTTATTTGTTGGAATTTATTGTGTCTTTTCAGGTAAGGTTAAAATTTTTATTGAGGGAATAAATTATAAGAGGCAGATCATTTATTTTTTGAAACCGGGGGAGCTTCTTGGTTATGAGGATACGGAAAATGTAAATAAAACGGTTTATCATCTTTCGGCTACAACAATTGAAGATTCAGTTATATGCTTTATTGAGAAAGATGTTTTCTTAAAAGTGTTAAAGTCTAATCCTGATTTCTCCTTTCAATTGCTAAAGTACTATTTGAAAAAGTTGCAAAAAAATGAAATCCATTTAAAGAAAATGGCACAGATGAATGTAAGAGAGAAAGTGGCAGATGCTTTACTTACAATGTATGAAACTTTTGGGATGGATGAAACTGGAGTTATTAATGTAGAATTGAGAAGATTGGAGATAGCCAGTATAGTGGATACCTCTGCCGAATTGGTCACCCGGCTGTTTCATGAGTTTAAAAGGGATAAAATAATTGACTTTGAGGAAAGAAAAAACAAAATAACTATTTCTTGCCTGGAAAAGTTAAAAAAGGAAGCTAATGTAACTGTGTGA